TGTCAAATCCTCCGTATTGTTACATTTTATTCAACTATACTGCCTGGTCCAAACTATCACTGCCGTGAGGTATCTGACTTTTTTTCTATCtacttgtgtgtgtgtgtgtgtgtttttttttttttttttttttttttttgctgttagcATATACATTTTCATGCAAGCAAATTAAGCAGTGATACTGTAATTACAATCCCCGATCATGATCACAGGGTTCACGCCTTGCAACACTACCTCGTCCGGATAATCTTCTTGAGGTTTTTTTAATCAGTAAGTTTAATTATGTTTGCTATATATCTCTAATACTTTTTTATTACTAATGCACTTCCATTAGTGTTTAACTTCATTATCTGAAATTACAGTTCCTCGGGGCGTTCTTTATGGCTGTGGTGATTTGATATTCTCATCTCATATGATATTTTCTCTAGTATTCATTCGGACATATCAAAAATATGGCACACGAAGGTAACACTGAACTTAATATAGCTATATTCTCATCTTAACCATATTTTCATAAGTGGGGCAAAAAAGACTTGTTTGGTGAGTAACTTGTGTTGTGAAATCCGCAAAACCTGACTTCGGAATATAAGATCTTATGTTTTGTACCAGCATATTATTCAAGTTGATACTTTTGGAATTATGGGTGTAACGAAGTAAAGTCTTATGTGTAAAGGTTATTTAAAAGAAATCATAGTTATCAGATTTTTCTTCAGATTTTTAATTCATTATCGAAACCATAAACATCATGGTGCTTTATCAATTAAAACCATAATTGGGTGCTTTATTTAGAATTTAATAAAAAATTGTGTATTGTTCTTAATATCCGTACACTTCTTGATCATTGCTTGCAGATTTATAAAGCAGTGTGCATGGTTAATTGCTGCTGTTCAAAGTTTGTTAATTATTGCATCTCGTAAGCATTACACAGTTGACGTCATTGTGGCATGGTAAAATTATTCTTCTTCATGATGTCCATAGTTCTTTCTCATGCATGGAATTATTGTATTTGTATTATGTAAGATAACAAATAACAAATTTGTTATTGCAGGTACACAGTTAATTTGGTCGTGTTCTTCGTTGACCACAAGTTGCCAGGTCAGCATCATTAGTCTAAATTTTTTCACATATGCTACTTTTGAATTTTGTTTACAGACTTTAACATACTGAAACGTTAAATGATTACCTTGCAGAGATGCCTGATCGCAGCGTAGGTGCACTTCTGTTGCCGTTGAGCAAGGATAACCGAAATAAAGAAGAAGTCACTAAGCTTCTGAACGGCAACTCTGGAGATCCTATACAGGTATCACTTTCAACCCTTTTAGATATGAAATTGGTCGATTTGGGTTATGTTTTATCTCAAACGGATTTTAGCAAAATATTAAGTAATTAAGCTACAAAGTGAATATGTCAAATGGGTAGAGCGGGTCAAACCGCTACAAAGAATAATATGTGGGACTTTAACAACATGCTGCAACTTCTTTGGAGTGCTTTATTTCTCAAGTGTTAAACCACACTCAGCACCCTCGAGTGGTTGGTCTAATATTATTCGAAGTGTATATAATGCATACTTTAAAATCCGCAAATTCAAAactttagattattattagtaatgatttATCAAATTCaataatttcaggcaggatttaaaacccatggaaatttgattttaccattttcatggcgtctcaattttattttattgtttaaaatttttttcctacttattggccggaggtccactcggaaacaatctctctatccgtcgaatagagagagggatgactttctctacttttgagagtgtttttactctgggtggagaaatgacttgtctttattctcggataggggaaaaattgtctacatatcacctctcccatacaccaccttaggtggtattgggttttgttgttgttgttgtatttagtTTTGTAATAATTTCTATTCTATTTAATATGAAGAAGAAAGTTACGAGTCGACCTGAACAGATGTATATTAACCTACATCCCTAAAACTTTTTAATTCGTTATCTAACCTGTCTATCCATTTTTCCATTTTTTAATTTTCACCTGAACATTTTTGCTTATTCACACATGATGAATAGAGCTTAAAGATGGGAGTGTGATTCTCACACACAATTTTTTGATCCATCCACACTTTTTGTTTGAATTTTGTTTGAATATGACTATAATACCCTCAAGTAGGAAGAGTTAGAGGGTGGATGGTGTAAACTATTGAGGGGATGAATTAGTCATATTTAAACCAAAAGTGTAAATGGATCAAAAAAGAGTGTAATAGTTGTCATTGTAATTCACTGGTTAAGTTTCGTAACTTCTATTATTTGGATTATTAGTTGTGATATTATAAACTCACTGATGATATTTTTTGAATGTTGGTTTTACAGAGGCCGAGAAATCAAGCGAATGGGAGGGTGAATGAAGATAGTGACAATGTGAACGTTGAAGTACTGGATGCAGCATAGATGATGAAACCAAGTTTCATTATGACTTGCTTTGTCGATATTTTCCTCTAAAACTTAAAGACCGCTAAACAAATCCCTTTGCATCTCTTATTGTGTTATGAATTAGAGGGTATTTTGTTAGCTTTATTATTTTTGATTCCAAGTTTTAGATTTGTAGACTACCCTAGTTGTATTATGAAATTGCtcttttattagtattttatttatttatttattgctaATCACATGTATTTTCCTTGATTCAAGAAAATTTAATTGTTCACATTTCCCTCTGGTTATATTCCCTTCAGACAATCTAAAACTTAAGTGTTAACTGAAAATAACAATGTAACAACAACTAATTAACATCATTCATACAATCTTAATTCTTAGCAATATTTAACAGCAAGGAGAATTGATCATGTTTGTTTTAGGGGTAATTTTCAACGGCTAAAAAACTAAATAATCAACCTACAAGGATCACAAATGAGTGGTGGATGACTGGGACCCATGAACATACACCACCATATCAACCTTACATTTTTCATAACCCAATCTCAACTTTTAATAAAACAACAAATTTATTTTCATAACTTCACAAAAACACAAATCTTTGCCTTTACAATGGCAACTATGGCAGCAACAACAGCATCTTCAAACCTCCTCCATTTCTCTAGTTGTCGCTCAATTTCACGCCTTACCCCTCTCAAAACCACCGTCTTTTCATGTTCCAAGAAACGGTTAACTTCGGCCACTGGTGGGACCGCCAGTGCAGGATCAGTACGGTGCATGGCGGTAGCATCTGAGGCCGAGTCTAAACCGAAAACAAGTTCTTATCAAATAATTACATTGACAAACTGGTTGTTGAAACAAGAACAAACTGGTGTTATTGATGCTGAACTTACTATTGTGTTGTCTAGCATTGCAATGGCTTGTAAGCAGATTGCATCGTTGGTGCAACGAGCCGGTATCTCGAACCTTACTGGTGGGCAAGGAGCTGTAAATATTCAGGGTGAGGACCAGAAGAAGCTCGATGTCATCTCCAATGAGGTTCACTTCATTTGTTTCCTTTAATTACTAATAAAACTTTCTAACTGAGTAACAATTACCATTAAGTATCAAGTAAGATAGTACTACTAGTTTGTAGCCCAAACCGAATTCTGTAACATATCAATTGCATTGATCATTTTCGTGCAGTTAAAAGTAACATGTAACCAAAATAATGGTTGATATACCCCATCTGGTTTTGGGTCTAACCATGTAGGCATTGCCCGAACGGTACTC
The window above is part of the Rutidosis leptorrhynchoides isolate AG116_Rl617_1_P2 chromosome 1, CSIRO_AGI_Rlap_v1, whole genome shotgun sequence genome. Proteins encoded here:
- the LOC139877069 gene encoding phosphatidylinositol:ceramide inositolphosphotransferase 1 codes for the protein MSFYISREASKLWKRICAETTTEINLLVENWKYILGGLICQYIHGLAARGVHYFHRPGPVLQDTGFYLLPELGQERAYVSETVFTFIFLSFVLWTFHPFIFKSKKIYTVLIWCRVLAFLVACQILRIVTFYSTILPGPNYHCREGSRLATLPRPDNLLEVFLIIPRGVLYGCGDLIFSSHMIFSLVFIRTYQKYGTRRFIKQCAWLIAAVQSLLIIASRKHYTVDVIVAWYTVNLVVFFVDHKLPEMPDRSVGALLLPLSKDNRNKEEVTKLLNGNSGDPIQRPRNQANGRVNEDSDNVNVEVLDAA